A section of the Streptomyces sp. SCL15-4 genome encodes:
- a CDS encoding 3'-5' exonuclease, translating into MGWHRELLIGFDLETTGTDPREARIVTGAVIEVRAGEPVGRREWLADPGVEIPADAVAVHGISTARAAAEGRPADRVADAIADVLVGYWKTGVPVVAYNAAFDLTLLSAELRRHGLPSLTDRLGGAAPAPVVDPYTIDRWVDRYRRGKRNLEAVCGEYGIVLGAAHDATADALAAARLATAIAERHPKIAALGPAELHRCQIQWYARWAADFQAFLRRKGETDAVVDGTWPLREPTEGQPA; encoded by the coding sequence ATGGGCTGGCACCGGGAGCTGCTGATCGGCTTCGACCTGGAGACGACCGGGACCGATCCGCGTGAGGCGCGCATCGTCACGGGTGCCGTGATCGAGGTCAGGGCCGGTGAGCCCGTGGGCCGCCGGGAGTGGCTGGCCGATCCGGGCGTGGAGATCCCGGCCGACGCGGTCGCGGTCCACGGCATCAGCACCGCACGCGCGGCGGCCGAGGGCCGGCCGGCCGACCGGGTGGCCGACGCCATCGCCGACGTCCTGGTCGGTTACTGGAAGACGGGCGTCCCGGTCGTCGCCTACAACGCGGCCTTCGACCTCACCCTGCTCTCCGCCGAACTGCGCCGCCACGGCCTGCCGTCGCTGACCGACCGGCTGGGCGGCGCCGCCCCCGCCCCGGTCGTCGACCCGTACACCATCGACCGCTGGGTCGACCGGTACCGCCGGGGCAAGCGGAACCTGGAGGCGGTCTGCGGCGAGTACGGCATAGTCCTGGGCGCGGCCCACGACGCCACCGCCGACGCCCTCGCCGCAGCGCGGCTCGCGACCGCGATAGCCGAGCGCCATCCGAAGATCGCGGCCCTCGGCCCGGCCGAACTGCACCGGTGCCAGATCCAGTGGTACGCGCGATGGGCGGCGGACTTCCAGGCGTTCCTGCGGCGCAAGGGCGAGACGGACGCGGTGGTGGACGGGACGTGGCCGCTGCGGGAGCCGACCGAGGGCCAGCCCGCGTAG
- a CDS encoding SAV2148 family HEPN domain-containing protein, which yields MGSGGLELPPGDEGHEGNSADVPPGAVSLARPMDAGSIGPELDWDADAWREVRTRAQRAGRAYIWLNLVEQRLRAVVAAVLRPVYEPVHGDEWVVAAAGPAGQEWVQRAVAVREVSRRKGYLLDPADDNVLSFLTLPQLRELVVQHWPCFEPYFDERRDLELALDELEVTRNVVSRNRALSEAVLGQAERASARLLEMLGAGGDVPSARRLPVDAVEDLVGDRYADVVAVHSDRVRLMRQFPAEDIFGGARRLDAIGIGLNLLVQNFSGRRLVRLAESGCRVRLLFLNPASSSVKRRERELGMKRGELSRSVEMNILHVRRVRSRLRDPGAFEIQVYDETPRFTAYLVDGDGADGVAVVQSYLRGARGMESPVLVLRNGSRLVTSDNVGESGLFPTYREEFELAWADSRPVS from the coding sequence GTGGGCTCGGGAGGGCTGGAGCTGCCACCTGGTGACGAGGGTCACGAGGGGAACTCCGCAGACGTCCCGCCCGGCGCGGTGTCCCTGGCCCGGCCGATGGACGCGGGGTCCATCGGTCCGGAGCTGGACTGGGACGCCGACGCCTGGCGCGAGGTGCGCACCCGCGCCCAGCGGGCGGGCCGGGCCTACATCTGGCTGAACCTCGTCGAGCAGCGGCTGCGCGCGGTCGTGGCCGCCGTGCTGCGGCCCGTCTACGAACCCGTCCACGGCGACGAGTGGGTGGTGGCCGCGGCCGGGCCGGCCGGGCAGGAGTGGGTGCAGCGGGCGGTCGCCGTCCGCGAGGTCAGCCGCCGCAAGGGTTATCTGCTCGACCCGGCCGACGACAACGTGCTCAGCTTCCTCACCCTGCCCCAGCTGCGCGAGCTGGTGGTGCAGCACTGGCCGTGCTTCGAGCCGTACTTCGACGAGCGCCGGGACCTCGAACTCGCCCTGGACGAGCTGGAGGTGACCCGCAACGTCGTCTCGCGCAACCGGGCCCTGTCCGAGGCGGTGCTCGGCCAGGCCGAGCGGGCCTCGGCCCGGCTGCTGGAGATGCTCGGCGCGGGCGGGGACGTGCCCTCGGCCCGCCGGCTGCCCGTGGACGCGGTCGAGGACCTGGTCGGCGACCGGTACGCGGACGTCGTCGCGGTCCATTCCGACCGGGTGCGGTTGATGCGCCAGTTCCCGGCCGAGGACATCTTCGGCGGCGCCCGCCGGCTCGACGCCATCGGCATCGGCCTCAACCTGCTGGTGCAGAACTTCTCCGGGCGCCGCCTGGTCCGGCTCGCCGAGTCCGGCTGCCGGGTGCGGCTGCTCTTCCTCAATCCGGCCTCCAGCTCGGTCAAGCGCCGCGAACGCGAACTGGGGATGAAACGGGGCGAACTGAGCCGCTCGGTCGAGATGAACATCCTGCACGTGCGCCGGGTGCGGTCCCGGCTGCGCGACCCGGGCGCGTTCGAGATCCAGGTGTACGACGAGACGCCCCGCTTCACCGCCTACCTGGTGGACGGCGACGGCGCGGACGGTGTCGCCGTCGTGCAGTCCTATCTGCGCGGGGCGCGCGGGATGGAGTCGCCGGTCCTGGTGCTGCGCAACGGCAGCCGCCTGGTCACGTCGGACAACGTCGGCGAATCCGGTCTTTTCCCGACATACCGCGAGGAATTCGAGCTGGCTTGGGCGGATTCGCGCCCGGTGTCCTGA
- a CDS encoding copper amine oxidase — MPEQHLPEQHLSGPHLSGGARPPALGRAVRKTAAAGLSLAALAALAAAATATAGPAAARPHTAPAAAPGCSAAYTIEQKLTTGTTWRMCWRYDSKAGLVLENVSYQPKGETKPIKVLNSARLAQIHVPYDDGKHEYYDLTGQGFAQELMTLSPGECPGGTIKTVKVPDGDPSHPNVKGLCTTTRSRGHAYRMHDIVQSARTYQQQGKDLLVYTVNQVGWYEYITEWRFQDDGTVNMNVGATGSLSWEDYNARDGRGWPIGKNAKDYATSHSHNVFWRLDFGLDGSSRTKVEQYDSTVSPPSGRQEGPTAKTTRTTAAKEFAGDYKTYRWWRMVSATGENKDGHARSYELVPGPTTKYPGRDFTRHDLYVTQYDKCELFAADNPKCATGHPKSVEKWVNGQTLTHPVLWANVGFHHIARDEDQQPMPVHWQGFSIAPRDVTAMNPLTPRELAWQNGHWQ; from the coding sequence ATGCCCGAACAGCACCTGCCCGAACAGCACCTGTCCGGACCGCACCTGTCCGGCGGCGCCCGGCCGCCCGCCCTCGGCCGCGCCGTCCGCAAGACCGCCGCCGCCGGACTGTCCCTGGCCGCGCTGGCCGCGCTGGCCGCCGCCGCGACGGCCACGGCCGGTCCCGCCGCGGCCCGGCCGCACACCGCGCCCGCCGCGGCCCCCGGTTGCAGCGCCGCCTACACGATCGAACAGAAGCTCACCACCGGCACGACCTGGCGGATGTGCTGGCGCTACGACAGCAAGGCCGGCCTCGTCCTGGAGAACGTCTCCTACCAGCCCAAGGGCGAGACCAAGCCGATCAAGGTGCTCAACAGCGCCAGACTGGCCCAGATCCACGTCCCCTACGACGACGGGAAGCACGAGTACTACGACCTGACCGGCCAGGGCTTCGCCCAGGAGCTGATGACCCTGTCGCCCGGCGAATGCCCCGGCGGCACCATCAAGACCGTCAAGGTCCCGGACGGCGACCCGAGCCACCCGAACGTCAAGGGCCTGTGCACGACCACCCGTTCGCGTGGTCACGCCTACCGGATGCACGACATCGTCCAGTCGGCCAGGACCTACCAGCAGCAGGGCAAGGACCTGCTGGTGTACACGGTCAACCAGGTCGGCTGGTACGAGTACATCACCGAGTGGCGCTTCCAGGACGACGGCACGGTCAACATGAACGTCGGCGCCACCGGAAGCCTCTCCTGGGAGGACTACAACGCCCGGGACGGACGCGGCTGGCCCATCGGCAAGAACGCCAAGGACTACGCGACCAGCCACAGCCACAACGTCTTCTGGCGGCTCGACTTCGGCCTCGACGGCTCCTCCCGGACGAAGGTCGAGCAGTACGACTCCACCGTCAGCCCGCCCTCCGGCCGGCAGGAGGGCCCGACCGCCAAGACCACCCGGACCACGGCCGCCAAGGAGTTCGCGGGCGACTACAAGACCTACCGCTGGTGGCGGATGGTCAGCGCGACCGGCGAGAACAAGGACGGGCACGCCCGTTCCTACGAACTGGTCCCCGGCCCCACCACCAAGTACCCGGGCCGCGACTTCACCCGGCACGACCTGTACGTCACCCAGTACGACAAGTGCGAGCTGTTCGCCGCCGACAACCCCAAGTGCGCGACGGGGCACCCGAAGTCCGTCGAGAAGTGGGTGAACGGCCAGACCCTCACCCACCCCGTGCTCTGGGCGAACGTCGGCTTCCACCACATCGCCCGCGACGAGGACCAGCAGCCCATGCCCGTGCACTGGCAGGGCTTCTCCATCGCCCCCCGGGACGTCACGGCTATGAATCCGCTCACTCCCAGGGAACTGGCATGGCAGAACGGCCACTGGCAATAG
- a CDS encoding Tat pathway signal sequence domain protein, producing MREKVHRHLGKVLTGAALAAAGTAAVVAITLPGTAGADESGGAGGGPRAAGQAGQDPGAVPPGVVERAPAEAERGRGRDPLTDDEVGRVEKAALAGRLSALGENVAGGRGPQRLSVDLAEPEAGETDDPDAPRRADVTFYDYRDDTLVTKTVDLRTGKVERTDTQRGVQPPPSRAESAEAARVLIASPLGAGLKADYEDATGKALTSPDQLELSGGIYRAAPGAQPAVLDDCGTHRCVRLFSKVRNGPWIDTRDLVIDLSTRRTAALDRG from the coding sequence GTGCGCGAGAAAGTCCACCGCCATCTGGGCAAAGTACTGACCGGCGCGGCCCTCGCGGCGGCGGGGACCGCCGCCGTGGTCGCGATCACCCTGCCCGGCACGGCGGGCGCCGACGAGAGCGGAGGGGCCGGCGGCGGCCCCCGGGCCGCGGGACAGGCCGGGCAGGACCCGGGCGCCGTACCGCCCGGCGTCGTGGAGCGGGCGCCCGCCGAGGCGGAGCGGGGCAGGGGCCGCGACCCGCTCACCGACGACGAGGTCGGGCGGGTGGAGAAGGCCGCGCTGGCCGGCCGGCTGTCGGCCCTGGGCGAGAACGTCGCCGGGGGCCGCGGACCGCAGCGGCTGAGCGTCGACCTCGCCGAGCCCGAGGCCGGCGAGACGGACGACCCGGACGCGCCGCGCCGGGCCGACGTGACCTTCTACGACTACAGGGACGACACACTCGTCACCAAGACCGTCGACCTGCGGACCGGCAAGGTCGAGCGGACGGACACCCAGCGCGGCGTCCAGCCGCCGCCGAGCCGCGCCGAGAGCGCCGAGGCGGCCCGCGTCCTGATCGCGAGCCCGCTCGGCGCGGGCCTCAAGGCGGACTACGAGGACGCCACCGGCAAGGCCCTCACCTCACCGGACCAGCTGGAGCTGAGCGGCGGCATCTACCGAGCCGCGCCCGGCGCCCAGCCCGCCGTCCTCGACGACTGCGGGACGCACCGGTGCGTGCGGCTGTTCTCCAAGGTCAGAAACGGCCCGTGGATCGACACCAGGGACCTGGTGATCGACCTGAGCACCCGCCGGACCGCCGCCCTCGACCGCGGCTGA